One genomic window of Pocillopora verrucosa isolate sample1 chromosome 8, ASM3666991v2, whole genome shotgun sequence includes the following:
- the LOC131769103 gene encoding peroxisomal biogenesis factor 3-like produces the protein MWETIKGFLRRHRRKFFITGAVVGGVYLLSRYARWRFAEWQRQQEMEYVEQARKQHHFESNQRTCTITLFSLVPNLRDALMEKLNCEAITGKLRERPSNKLELWEQLKVLSFTRTIASVYSSCMLFVFLRVQLNIIGGYLYLDSLTMTGEASNGKNGKKVHIAEGLQKRYLAVVRYLMGDGLDFLIEEIRRTVEDILGEISLKEKFSLEELTRLIKHIRQSMEFPNHSVPINGKLKDASNQPTKNGHHMRPLTKFMLPTDVESLCDTVGKEGDDNFKNLIGETLDILESEDCLYVLKMCLDAGFAHVMHNMIPFFQAEELELGAVGGIELESTLDLPLAKIIPIINGQINHVLCDSDNNYFQDLFKVGSARDFAANIYEAFSFELD, from the exons ATGTGGGAAACTATCAAAGGTTTCCTTCGACGGCACAGAAGGAAATTTTTCATCACAGGAGCAGTTGTCGGTGGAGTTTACCTGCTTAGTCGCTACGCAAGATGGCGTTTTGCAGAGTGGCAGCGACAGCAAGAAATGGAATACGTCGAACAGGCAAGGAAACAACACCATTTTGAGAGCAATCAGAGAACTTGTACCATTACGTTATTCTCCTTGGTGCCAAATTTACGCGATGCGTTGATGGAGAAACTCAACTGCGAAGCAATAACTGGAAAACTTCGTGAACGGCCTTCTAACAAGTTAGAGCTTTGGGAGCAACTGAAAGTTCTCAGTTTTACCCGTACTATAGCGTCAGTGTACTCATCATGCATGCTGTTTGTGTTCCTAAGAGTGCAGCTGAACATTATTGGGGGTTACTTGTATCTAGATAGCTTGACGATGACGGGAGAAGCCTCGaatggaaaaaatggaaagaaggTACACATTGCTGAGGGACTACAGAAGAGGTACCTTGCCGTGGTTAGATACCTGATGGGTGATGGACTGGATTTTTTGATAGAAGAGATCAGGAGAACTGTAGAAG ACATTTTAGGTGAGATAtccttgaaagaaaagttcagcCTTGAGGAACTGACCCGACTCATCAAACACATACGACAGTCAATGGAATTTCCAAACCACAGTGTACCTATCAATGGCAAATTAAAAGATGCTTCAAACCAGCCAACTAAGAATGGTCATCACATGAGACCACTCACAAAATTCATGCTGCCCACAGATGTTGAAAGTTTGTGTGACACAGTTGGTAAAGAAGGAGATGATAACTTCAAGAATTTAATAGGGGAAACTCTTGATATTCTGGAAAGTGAGGACTGTCTGTATGTGTTAAAGATGTGTTTAGATGCTGGATTTGCTCATGTCATGCACAATATGATTCCCTTCTTTCAAGCTGAGGAACTAG AACTTGGTGCTGTTGGAGGCATTGAGCTTGAATCAACCCTTGATCTCCCACTGGCCAAAATCATTCCTATTATTAATGGACAGATTAACCATGTCTTGTGTGACTCAGATAACAACTACTTCCAAGACTTGTTCAAGGTTGGATCTGCAAGAGACTTTGCAGCAAACATTTATGAAGCATTCAGCTTTGAGTTGGATTAG
- the LOC131769144 gene encoding leucine zipper protein 1, whose product MPHLKVNVNGKKYTISGITRTTCSKQILCALAKVDAELRSRQTTEPKGDPLMSASGTCVEQNRRAKKVRETRKEFKREEKCTRSRETEKKQREGRKRFSGKVHITKPMELKNNEGIQTSSGMFEAVEKSSENQQNCSPSLNEREGVKEKVVESSFRTVEDLDRNINGRDTSSVDSKENNVEDGAKDTDHDTGISELHSDSSFEQNQILHQNSGVNGSSAKRTLDSTLQIKVKCASTNTDTIEFADLAYSCMLENSTSNLEHDEYIVAELIDSETNVEIFDECTCTYIDSETEELQQEIEKIRDDLKLTESKLIEQEKTIETLNVLMDGNDDEYCANCDVNDDVNKRIDELKQSIKLSTQLYDYQKVETQANALELEKVESQIRRKRWHVECLLKELHMARNSPLTGNGQGKSAPFPRDGTLV is encoded by the coding sequence ATGCCTCATCTGAAAGTGAATGTGAACGGAAAGAAGTACACTATTTCTGGTATCACTCGTACAACATGCAGCAAACAGATCCTCTGCGCCTTGGCTAAAGTCGACGCAGAATTACGATCAAGACAAACGACTGAGCCAAAAGGCGACCCCCTCATGAGTGCATCGGGAACTTGTGTAGAACAAAACAGGAGGGCTAAGAAAGTTCGCGAGACGAGAAAAGAATTTAAGAGAGAAGAAAAGTGTACGAGGAGTAGGGAGACCGAGAAGAAgcaaagagaaggaagaaaacgTTTCAGTGGCAAAGTGCATATTACAAAACCAATGGAActaaaaaacaatgaaggaatTCAAACGTCTAGTGGAATGTTCGAAGCAGTAGAGAAAAGCTCCGAGAATCAGCAAAACTGTTCACCATCGCTAAATGAACGAGAGGGTGTGAAAGAAAAAGTCGTCGAGAGCAGTTTTCGAACGGTGGAAGACTTAGACCGGAATATCAATGGACGAGACACAAGCTCTGTGGACAGCAAGGAAAATAATGTTGAGGATGGCGCCAAAGACACTGATCATGACACGGGGATAAGCGAGTTACATTCAGACAGTTCATTTGAACAAAACCAAATCTTGCACCAAAATTCCGGCGTAAATGGAAGCTCAGCGAAGAGAACTTTAGACAGTACATTACAAATTAAAGTGAAATGCGCCTCTACGAACACAGACACCATAGAATTTGCTGATTTGGCATATTCGTGCATGCTTGAAAATAGTACTTCAAACTTAGAGCACGACGAGTACATCGTTGCTGAACTGATTGACAGTGAGACCAACGTTGAAATATTCGACGAATGCACATGTACATACATTGACTCAGAGACTGAAGAACTTCAACAAGAGATCGAAAAGATTCGCGATGATTTAAAGTTAACAGAATCAAAGCTTATTGAGCAAGAGAAAACGATTGAAACGCTGAATGTTTTGATGGACGGCAACGATGATGAATATTGCGCCAACTGTGACGTCAACGATGACGTAAATAAGCGAATTGACGAACTTAAACAGTCAATCAAATTAAGTACTCAGTTGTATGATTATCAGAAGGTCGAGACGCAGGCAAATGCGTTGGAACTAGAGAAAGTTGAATCACAAATAAGGAGAAAACGATGGCACGTAGAGTGTCTGTTGAAAGAGCTTCATATGGCTCGGAATAGCCCACTTACTGGGAATGGACAAGGGAAATCTGCTCCCTTCCCTAGAGACGGTACCCTGGTCTAA
- the LOC131769094 gene encoding histamine H2 receptor, protein MTQQVKMASDIDSFEELFRKCPDIHARFNFTALRELNNSNTVLHSLLGNSSLCLKLLKEPKARTTIVLPYNLPVLITYFVLVAVFGLIVNLCVIGTICRVRRLWTITNAFVLSLAMADFFMASVLVPLNIWCQYYPGQNASTAKDTLFPLVGAASLLNLAGVTLERFMSISYPFRYDAFLNRFRATVIIATIWLVSIFQALLIFAFKDENGRTPKLYEVLRFALVFGLPCLCILLVNIKIYYVARQHARQINASKPNGQSGTRSSNRSFIKKLKTVKIIALLVGTFMVTWLPYFCLSIYELHTAVEEKTSGLALALQVAEALACGTALFNPLLYGLLRKDVREAILKGLKCENVNQTELQSFSYSLRAEQTR, encoded by the exons atgACTCAACAG GTGAAAATGGCTTCTGACATCGACTCGTTCGAAGAACTGTTTCGAAAATGTCCAGATATCCATGCTCGATTCAACTTCACAGCACTAAGAGAGCTCAATAACTCCAATACAGTGTTACACTCTCTTTTGGGTAATTCTTCCCTTTGTTTGAAGCTCTTGAAAGAGCCGAAGGCAAGGACGACGATCGTGTTGCCATATAATCTACCTGTTCTCATTACGTACTTTGTACTAGTTGCAGTATTCGGTTTGATTGTCAACTTGTGTGTAATTGGTACAATTTGCCGCGTTCGTAGACTGTGGACAATTACAAACGCATTTGTCTTATCTCTGGCTATGGCCGACTTCTTCATGGCCAGTGTCCTTGTTCCGTTGAACATCTGGTGCCAGTATTACCCCGGTCAAAACGCCTCCACAGCTAAGGACACGTTGTTTCCGTTAGTAGGCGCTGCGTCACTTCTCAACCTGGCCGGCGTTACGCTGGAACGCTTCATGTCCATTTCATACCCGTTTAGGTACGACGCGTTCCTGAATCGTTTTCGCGCCACAGTCATCATTGCTACCATATGGCTGGTATCGATATTCCAGGCCCTCCTCATCTTTGCTTTTAAAGACGAAAATGGTAGAACTCCAAAACTTTACGAAGTCCTGCGATTCGCCTTGGTGTTCGGTCTACCATGTTTGTGTATCTTGCTggtaaacataaaaatttactACGTAGCTCGGCAGCATGCGAGACAAATCAATGCATCGAAACCAAACGGGCAAAGCGGCACAAGAAGCTCGAACCGATCGTTCATAAAAAAGCTCAAGACAGTTAAAATCATTGCTCTACTTGTCGGTACGTTCATGGTGACTTGGTTGCCCTACTTTTGTTTGTCGATATATGAGCTTCACACAGCTGTCGAGGAAAAAACAAGCGGCTTGGCGCTGGCTTTGCAGGTAGCAGAAGCGTTAGCGTGCGGAACTGCCCTGTTCAACCCGTTACTTTATGGACTGCTACGGAAAGACGTGCGCGAGGCGATATTGAAAGGACTCAAGTGTGAAAATGTGAATCAGACTGAACTCCAAAGTTTTTCTTACAGCCTTCGTGCGGAGCAAACACGGTAA
- the LOC131769092 gene encoding potassium voltage-gated channel protein Shal isoform X1 yields MAEKRRKSRLRIRRRSTRVSTRRTMIRKAINGDSSSVWSLDSQPLRPRKRILLNVGGRLFETWQDNLDNYPDTLLGSPEKELFYDRGTKMYVFDRDPEMFRHILNYYRLGRLHYSSDYCADEFRDELSFFRISINAVSNCCWDDYRQPRKIRIDKVFKLEDPHEKLEVERGCKLKKKVWNICDNPHESVLGRSWYYFSGLLIALSIVCTVAETIPPPCDEKYLCQNYTCGKENWNLSAIKYGNVKSCEKIDNYLKERELLYFSLESVCVAVFTFEYLTRFITAPNRWHYVKEFMSVIDLLSILPYYVGLILDYTQETSVDSLSALVLLRVLRVFRVLKFTRHSSRLRSLLFAIRRSASELGFILFSFSLGVTLFSSVLFYAEKLADLKPNRTNLFDSIPASMWYSVVTMTTTGYGDLVPRTVIGQLIGSVGCIVGVLMIALPVPIIQKKANLQLGLLDEVDEAMEAEL; encoded by the exons ATGGCTGAGAAACGACGTAAAAG CCGTTTACGCATCAGGCGCCGCTCTACCCGCGTATCAACTCGACGCACGATGATACGAAAGGCAATAAATGGGGACAGCAGCTCGGTGTGGTCATTGGACAGCCAGCCACTACGGCCACGCAAAAGAATATTGTTAAACGTCGGAGGACGATTATTTGAAACGTGGCAAGATAACCTGGACAATTATCCGGACACACTTCTAGGGAGTCCAGAAAAGGAACTATTTTATGATCGCGGTACCAAGATGTATGTATTTGACAGAGATCCGGAAATGTTTCGGCACATTCTGAATTATTACAG ACTCGGTAGGTTACACTATTCAAGTGACTACTGTGCAGACGAGTTTCGTGATGAGCTTTCTTTCTTTCGTATCTCTATAAACGCCGTATCTAATTGTTGTTGGGACGATTACAGGCAGCCAAGAAAAATACGAATCGACAAAGTGTTTAAGTTAGAGGATCCACACGAAAAACTAGAAGTTGAGAGAGGatgtaaactgaaaaaaaaggtctGGAACATTTGTGACAATCCACACGAGTCGGTTCTTGGTAGATCGTGGTACTATTTCTCTGGACTGCTGATTGCTTTAAGTATTGTTTGTACTGTTGCTGAGACTATACCACCTCCTTGTGACGAGAAATATCTTTGTCAGAACTACACTTGTGGGAAGGAAAATTGGAATTTGTCAGCCATAAAGTACGGAAATGTTAAGTCCTGTGAAAAAATCGATAATTACTTGAAGGAGAGagaattattgtatttttcattGGAAAGTGTGTGTGTAGCAGTGTTTACTTTTGAGTATTTGACGCGGTTTATTACAGCACCAAACCGCTGGCATTACGTAAAGGAGTTTATGAGTGTGATAGACTTGCTTTCAATATTACCATATTACGTTGGGCTGATATTGGATTACACGCAGGAAACATCAGTGGACAGTCTTAGCGCCCTGGTTTTGCTGCGAGTGCTTCGTGTCTTCCGTGTTCTGAAATTCACTCGACACTCCAGCCGACTACGAAGTTTGTTATTTGCAATCAGACGCTCTGCTTCTGAATTGGGCTTCATCCTATTCAGCTTCTCTCTCGGAGTAACTCTGTTTTCCAGTGTCTTATTCTACGCGGAAAAGCTCGCGGACCTCAAACCGAACAGAACAAATCTGTTTGACAGCATTCCAGCCTCTATGTGGTATTCGGTCGTCACCATGACAACAACTGG TTATGGAGACCTTGTTCCGAGAACAGTCATTGGACAACTGATTGGAAGTGTTGGCTGTATTGTTGGCGTGTTAATGATCGCTTTACCTGTTCCAATTATTCAGAAGAAG GCAAATTTACAACTTGGACTTTTGGATGAAGTAGATGAGGCCATGGAAGCAGAGCTCTGA
- the LOC131769092 gene encoding potassium voltage-gated channel subfamily D member 2 isoform X2, producing MFLILNCGISRTELTVNVAAQLPHEIIFHANMTRNRLRIRRRSTRVSTRRTMIRKAINGDSSSVWSLDSQPLRPRKRILLNVGGRLFETWQDNLDNYPDTLLGSPEKELFYDRGTKMYVFDRDPEMFRHILNYYRQPRKIRIDKVFKLEDPHEKLEVERGCKLKKKVWNICDNPHESVLGRSWYYFSGLLIALSIVCTVAETIPPPCDEKYLCQNYTCGKENWNLSAIKYGNVKSCEKIDNYLKERELLYFSLESVCVAVFTFEYLTRFITAPNRWHYVKEFMSVIDLLSILPYYVGLILDYTQETSVDSLSALVLLRVLRVFRVLKFTRHSSRLRSLLFAIRRSASELGFILFSFSLGVTLFSSVLFYAEKLADLKPNRTNLFDSIPASMWYSVVTMTTTGYGDLVPRTVIGQLIGSVGCIVGVLMIALPVPIIQKKANLQLGLLDEVDEAMEAEL from the exons ATGTTTCTGATTCTGAACTGTGGGATTTCCAGGACGGAATTAACGGTAAATGTGGCCGCGCAGCTCCCACATGAAATTATCTTTCATGCAAATATGACAAGAAA CCGTTTACGCATCAGGCGCCGCTCTACCCGCGTATCAACTCGACGCACGATGATACGAAAGGCAATAAATGGGGACAGCAGCTCGGTGTGGTCATTGGACAGCCAGCCACTACGGCCACGCAAAAGAATATTGTTAAACGTCGGAGGACGATTATTTGAAACGTGGCAAGATAACCTGGACAATTATCCGGACACACTTCTAGGGAGTCCAGAAAAGGAACTATTTTATGATCGCGGTACCAAGATGTATGTATTTGACAGAGATCCGGAAATGTTTCGGCACATTCTGAATTATTACAG GCAGCCAAGAAAAATACGAATCGACAAAGTGTTTAAGTTAGAGGATCCACACGAAAAACTAGAAGTTGAGAGAGGatgtaaactgaaaaaaaaggtctGGAACATTTGTGACAATCCACACGAGTCGGTTCTTGGTAGATCGTGGTACTATTTCTCTGGACTGCTGATTGCTTTAAGTATTGTTTGTACTGTTGCTGAGACTATACCACCTCCTTGTGACGAGAAATATCTTTGTCAGAACTACACTTGTGGGAAGGAAAATTGGAATTTGTCAGCCATAAAGTACGGAAATGTTAAGTCCTGTGAAAAAATCGATAATTACTTGAAGGAGAGagaattattgtatttttcattGGAAAGTGTGTGTGTAGCAGTGTTTACTTTTGAGTATTTGACGCGGTTTATTACAGCACCAAACCGCTGGCATTACGTAAAGGAGTTTATGAGTGTGATAGACTTGCTTTCAATATTACCATATTACGTTGGGCTGATATTGGATTACACGCAGGAAACATCAGTGGACAGTCTTAGCGCCCTGGTTTTGCTGCGAGTGCTTCGTGTCTTCCGTGTTCTGAAATTCACTCGACACTCCAGCCGACTACGAAGTTTGTTATTTGCAATCAGACGCTCTGCTTCTGAATTGGGCTTCATCCTATTCAGCTTCTCTCTCGGAGTAACTCTGTTTTCCAGTGTCTTATTCTACGCGGAAAAGCTCGCGGACCTCAAACCGAACAGAACAAATCTGTTTGACAGCATTCCAGCCTCTATGTGGTATTCGGTCGTCACCATGACAACAACTGG TTATGGAGACCTTGTTCCGAGAACAGTCATTGGACAACTGATTGGAAGTGTTGGCTGTATTGTTGGCGTGTTAATGATCGCTTTACCTGTTCCAATTATTCAGAAGAAG GCAAATTTACAACTTGGACTTTTGGATGAAGTAGATGAGGCCATGGAAGCAGAGCTCTGA
- the LOC131769092 gene encoding potassium voltage-gated channel protein Shal isoform X4 — MFLILNCGISRTELTVNVAAQLPHEIIFHANMTRNRLRIRRRSTRVSTRRTMIRKAINGDSSSVWSLDSQPLRPRKRILLNVGGRLFETWQDNLDNYPDTLLGSPEKELFYDRGTKMYVFDRDPEMFRHILNYYRLGRLHYSSDYCADEFRDELSFFRISINAVSNCCWDDYRQPRKIRIDKVFKLEDPHEKLEVERGCKLKKKVWNICDNPHESVLGRSWYYFSGLLIALSIVCTVAETIPPPCDEKYLCQNYTCGKENWNLSAIKYGNVKSCEKIDNYLKERELLYFSLESVCVAVFTFEYLTRFITAPNRWHYVKEFMSVIDLLSILPYYVGLILDYTQETSVDSLSALVLLRVLRVFRVLKFTRHSSRLRSLLFAIRRSASELGFILFSFSLGVTLFSSVLFYAEKLADLKPNRTNLFDSIPASMWYSVVTMTTTG, encoded by the exons ATGTTTCTGATTCTGAACTGTGGGATTTCCAGGACGGAATTAACGGTAAATGTGGCCGCGCAGCTCCCACATGAAATTATCTTTCATGCAAATATGACAAGAAA CCGTTTACGCATCAGGCGCCGCTCTACCCGCGTATCAACTCGACGCACGATGATACGAAAGGCAATAAATGGGGACAGCAGCTCGGTGTGGTCATTGGACAGCCAGCCACTACGGCCACGCAAAAGAATATTGTTAAACGTCGGAGGACGATTATTTGAAACGTGGCAAGATAACCTGGACAATTATCCGGACACACTTCTAGGGAGTCCAGAAAAGGAACTATTTTATGATCGCGGTACCAAGATGTATGTATTTGACAGAGATCCGGAAATGTTTCGGCACATTCTGAATTATTACAG ACTCGGTAGGTTACACTATTCAAGTGACTACTGTGCAGACGAGTTTCGTGATGAGCTTTCTTTCTTTCGTATCTCTATAAACGCCGTATCTAATTGTTGTTGGGACGATTACAGGCAGCCAAGAAAAATACGAATCGACAAAGTGTTTAAGTTAGAGGATCCACACGAAAAACTAGAAGTTGAGAGAGGatgtaaactgaaaaaaaaggtctGGAACATTTGTGACAATCCACACGAGTCGGTTCTTGGTAGATCGTGGTACTATTTCTCTGGACTGCTGATTGCTTTAAGTATTGTTTGTACTGTTGCTGAGACTATACCACCTCCTTGTGACGAGAAATATCTTTGTCAGAACTACACTTGTGGGAAGGAAAATTGGAATTTGTCAGCCATAAAGTACGGAAATGTTAAGTCCTGTGAAAAAATCGATAATTACTTGAAGGAGAGagaattattgtatttttcattGGAAAGTGTGTGTGTAGCAGTGTTTACTTTTGAGTATTTGACGCGGTTTATTACAGCACCAAACCGCTGGCATTACGTAAAGGAGTTTATGAGTGTGATAGACTTGCTTTCAATATTACCATATTACGTTGGGCTGATATTGGATTACACGCAGGAAACATCAGTGGACAGTCTTAGCGCCCTGGTTTTGCTGCGAGTGCTTCGTGTCTTCCGTGTTCTGAAATTCACTCGACACTCCAGCCGACTACGAAGTTTGTTATTTGCAATCAGACGCTCTGCTTCTGAATTGGGCTTCATCCTATTCAGCTTCTCTCTCGGAGTAACTCTGTTTTCCAGTGTCTTATTCTACGCGGAAAAGCTCGCGGACCTCAAACCGAACAGAACAAATCTGTTTGACAGCATTCCAGCCTCTATGTGGTATTCGGTCGTCACCATGACAACAACTGGGTAG
- the LOC131769092 gene encoding potassium voltage-gated channel protein Shal isoform X3 — MIRKAINGDSSSVWSLDSQPLRPRKRILLNVGGRLFETWQDNLDNYPDTLLGSPEKELFYDRGTKMYVFDRDPEMFRHILNYYRLGRLHYSSDYCADEFRDELSFFRISINAVSNCCWDDYRQPRKIRIDKVFKLEDPHEKLEVERGCKLKKKVWNICDNPHESVLGRSWYYFSGLLIALSIVCTVAETIPPPCDEKYLCQNYTCGKENWNLSAIKYGNVKSCEKIDNYLKERELLYFSLESVCVAVFTFEYLTRFITAPNRWHYVKEFMSVIDLLSILPYYVGLILDYTQETSVDSLSALVLLRVLRVFRVLKFTRHSSRLRSLLFAIRRSASELGFILFSFSLGVTLFSSVLFYAEKLADLKPNRTNLFDSIPASMWYSVVTMTTTGYGDLVPRTVIGQLIGSVGCIVGVLMIALPVPIIQKKANLQLGLLDEVDEAMEAEL, encoded by the exons ATGATACGAAAGGCAATAAATGGGGACAGCAGCTCGGTGTGGTCATTGGACAGCCAGCCACTACGGCCACGCAAAAGAATATTGTTAAACGTCGGAGGACGATTATTTGAAACGTGGCAAGATAACCTGGACAATTATCCGGACACACTTCTAGGGAGTCCAGAAAAGGAACTATTTTATGATCGCGGTACCAAGATGTATGTATTTGACAGAGATCCGGAAATGTTTCGGCACATTCTGAATTATTACAG ACTCGGTAGGTTACACTATTCAAGTGACTACTGTGCAGACGAGTTTCGTGATGAGCTTTCTTTCTTTCGTATCTCTATAAACGCCGTATCTAATTGTTGTTGGGACGATTACAGGCAGCCAAGAAAAATACGAATCGACAAAGTGTTTAAGTTAGAGGATCCACACGAAAAACTAGAAGTTGAGAGAGGatgtaaactgaaaaaaaaggtctGGAACATTTGTGACAATCCACACGAGTCGGTTCTTGGTAGATCGTGGTACTATTTCTCTGGACTGCTGATTGCTTTAAGTATTGTTTGTACTGTTGCTGAGACTATACCACCTCCTTGTGACGAGAAATATCTTTGTCAGAACTACACTTGTGGGAAGGAAAATTGGAATTTGTCAGCCATAAAGTACGGAAATGTTAAGTCCTGTGAAAAAATCGATAATTACTTGAAGGAGAGagaattattgtatttttcattGGAAAGTGTGTGTGTAGCAGTGTTTACTTTTGAGTATTTGACGCGGTTTATTACAGCACCAAACCGCTGGCATTACGTAAAGGAGTTTATGAGTGTGATAGACTTGCTTTCAATATTACCATATTACGTTGGGCTGATATTGGATTACACGCAGGAAACATCAGTGGACAGTCTTAGCGCCCTGGTTTTGCTGCGAGTGCTTCGTGTCTTCCGTGTTCTGAAATTCACTCGACACTCCAGCCGACTACGAAGTTTGTTATTTGCAATCAGACGCTCTGCTTCTGAATTGGGCTTCATCCTATTCAGCTTCTCTCTCGGAGTAACTCTGTTTTCCAGTGTCTTATTCTACGCGGAAAAGCTCGCGGACCTCAAACCGAACAGAACAAATCTGTTTGACAGCATTCCAGCCTCTATGTGGTATTCGGTCGTCACCATGACAACAACTGG TTATGGAGACCTTGTTCCGAGAACAGTCATTGGACAACTGATTGGAAGTGTTGGCTGTATTGTTGGCGTGTTAATGATCGCTTTACCTGTTCCAATTATTCAGAAGAAG GCAAATTTACAACTTGGACTTTTGGATGAAGTAGATGAGGCCATGGAAGCAGAGCTCTGA